A genomic window from Thermanaerothrix sp. includes:
- a CDS encoding response regulator has protein sequence MGINVLVVDDSLSFRRYMRMGLSSLPEVDRVTLAESGEEALEVLNLSEGHFQLVTMDIEMPGMGGMEAIRRIKSRWDVPVMVISSLWSPAEVALTFKAFEAGAFDVMGKPSPGTDPKDFARRVISTAMPVINGAEIRPTRKPDAPAASELTAKRNLKMIALGASTGGPKATLELLTALPNPIPLPVLLVQHMSEGFDEGYVEWIKNASGHKIKLAREGDVPPNGLVLAAPAGRHMELHKGRIRLTEAPAEHGVRPSVSVLFRSLVNELGGGWCGILLSGMGSDGAQELKAAREAGALTMVQDVESSVVWGMPGEAWRIGAAEMMLSPSEMGGFLRNLIG, from the coding sequence GTGGGGATAAACGTGCTGGTGGTGGACGACTCCCTTTCGTTCAGAAGATACATGCGGATGGGACTATCCTCCCTCCCGGAGGTGGATCGAGTCACCCTAGCGGAATCCGGCGAGGAGGCGTTGGAGGTGCTCAACCTCTCGGAAGGCCACTTCCAACTGGTGACCATGGACATCGAGATGCCCGGCATGGGGGGCATGGAGGCCATAAGGCGCATAAAGTCCCGCTGGGACGTTCCGGTGATGGTCATATCCTCCCTGTGGTCGCCGGCGGAAGTTGCGTTGACCTTCAAGGCCTTCGAGGCCGGCGCCTTCGATGTCATGGGGAAGCCCAGCCCCGGGACGGATCCTAAGGACTTCGCAAGACGGGTCATCTCCACGGCGATGCCGGTAATAAACGGCGCCGAAATAAGACCCACAAGGAAGCCCGATGCCCCTGCGGCTTCGGAGCTGACGGCGAAGCGCAATCTGAAGATGATAGCCCTTGGGGCCTCCACCGGCGGCCCCAAGGCCACGCTGGAGCTACTCACAGCCCTTCCCAACCCCATACCGCTGCCGGTTTTGTTGGTGCAGCACATGAGCGAAGGGTTCGACGAAGGCTACGTGGAGTGGATAAAAAACGCCTCGGGCCATAAAATTAAACTGGCCCGGGAGGGAGACGTCCCCCCCAATGGCCTGGTGTTGGCAGCCCCCGCGGGGCGCCACATGGAGCTTCACAAGGGCAGGATAAGGCTAACCGAGGCCCCGGCGGAGCACGGGGTAAGGCCGTCGGTTTCGGTGCTCTTCAGGTCCCTGGTAAACGAGCTGGGCGGAGGTTGGTGCGGCATACTCCTGTCCGGCATGGGGTCCGACGGGGCCCAGGAGCTCAAGGCCGCCAGGGAGGCTGGGGCCCTTACCATGGTACAGGACGTAGAATCCTCGGTGGTTTGGGGAATGCCCGGGGAGGCCTGGCGGATAGGGGCGGCGGAGATGATGCTCAGCCCATCGGAAATGGGGGGCTTTTTAAGGAACCTGATAGGTTGA
- a CDS encoding response regulator — MEDKPSGPKRVLVAEDSVTSRVLLKNIIGSLGYQVDTASDGQDAWERLSKETFHLVVTDVEMPRMDGIELLRRIRANPSTARLPVIVVTSLDSQEQVKMGMEAGADAYVSKKDFDQDKLKSMIWGFLG; from the coding sequence ATGGAAGACAAGCCGTCGGGGCCCAAGAGGGTGCTGGTGGCGGAGGACTCGGTCACATCCAGGGTCCTTCTCAAGAACATCATAGGCTCCCTCGGGTACCAGGTGGACACCGCCTCGGACGGCCAGGACGCCTGGGAGAGGTTGTCGAAGGAGACCTTCCATCTGGTGGTTACCGACGTGGAGATGCCAAGGATGGACGGCATCGAGCTTTTAAGGCGCATAAGGGCCAATCCGTCCACCGCCAGGCTGCCGGTCATTGTGGTAACCTCCCTGGACTCCCAGGAGCAGGTGAAGATGGGGATGGAGGCCGGGGCGGACGCCTACGTGTCGAAGAAGGACTTCGACCAGGACAAGCTCAAATCCATGATATGGGGATTCCTTGGATGA
- a CDS encoding methyl-accepting chemotaxis protein, which translates to MKLTIRLKLLGLITVASASLVWLGFILWENSVQAERMAVDQRLVHEALLLAKGLNYNRVEIRGLFFSVLSEHINDLYGGDISKNLSHKRETINQMGRDIDKLLNNRYVRSNPKELSMVEHLKDHYMAWHQGHEEVDQVLLALSRSKNRSSRERIYAEGLERIRELLKVSDQFGKETEAFSSYMTAEASKKLMESAERARRSAMKAIIGLGVIIALIAFTGYLLAFQISSAFRWGSGVMGQIGSHRIDFKVPERFLKRSDEAGDMARSVERLLTSLREQISEMAETSKTIDDTAVKIGATMSQVAASTEGNHSAITESSSSMEEIKATAKATTKRMEEATQLSREGLELVIRTNEAVMGLLESLKLIMERMNFISGTIVNLNDRSREIMDIADTVEDLAEQSNLLAVNAAVEAARYSDSGKGFAVVAQEIKSLAEQSKQSAKDVKRKLEEVQRATSSAVMATEQGMRAVSEAERHTEPVKVSMDQMARQLGEISQMAAQILKANQDLFVGVEQVNLALEQIRTSSRENADAMKELESAAKELKAKGHNLLHLVSTYKL; encoded by the coding sequence ATGAAGCTGACCATAAGGCTCAAACTGCTCGGACTTATCACCGTAGCGTCCGCCTCTCTCGTCTGGCTTGGATTTATCCTTTGGGAAAACAGCGTCCAGGCGGAGAGGATGGCCGTGGACCAGCGGCTGGTCCATGAGGCGCTTTTGCTGGCGAAAGGGCTGAACTACAACCGGGTGGAGATACGGGGGCTCTTCTTCTCCGTCCTTTCGGAACACATAAACGACCTCTACGGGGGCGACATATCTAAAAACCTAAGCCATAAGAGGGAGACCATCAACCAGATGGGCAGGGACATCGACAAACTGCTCAACAACCGGTACGTAAGGTCTAACCCCAAGGAGCTTTCCATGGTGGAGCACCTGAAGGACCACTACATGGCGTGGCATCAGGGGCACGAAGAGGTGGACCAGGTACTTTTGGCGTTGAGCCGCAGCAAAAACAGGTCATCCCGCGAAAGGATCTACGCCGAAGGCCTTGAAAGGATAAGGGAGCTCCTCAAGGTATCCGACCAGTTCGGCAAGGAGACGGAGGCTTTCTCCAGCTACATGACCGCCGAGGCCTCCAAAAAGCTGATGGAATCCGCGGAAAGGGCAAGGCGCTCCGCCATGAAGGCCATTATAGGCCTTGGGGTCATAATAGCTCTGATCGCGTTCACCGGATACCTTCTTGCCTTCCAGATATCCTCCGCCTTCCGGTGGGGCTCCGGCGTGATGGGGCAGATAGGGTCCCACAGGATAGACTTCAAGGTCCCCGAGAGGTTTCTTAAGAGGTCCGACGAGGCGGGCGACATGGCAAGATCCGTGGAACGGCTTCTGACGAGCCTCAGAGAGCAGATATCGGAGATGGCCGAGACCTCAAAGACCATAGACGACACGGCGGTGAAGATAGGGGCCACCATGTCCCAGGTGGCGGCCTCAACGGAGGGAAACCACTCCGCCATAACCGAGAGCTCCTCCTCCATGGAGGAGATAAAGGCCACCGCCAAGGCCACCACAAAGCGGATGGAGGAGGCCACGCAGCTCTCCCGGGAGGGGCTTGAACTGGTCATAAGGACCAACGAGGCGGTGATGGGACTTCTGGAATCCCTCAAGCTTATAATGGAGAGGATGAACTTCATATCGGGCACCATAGTGAACCTGAATGACCGAAGCCGGGAGATAATGGACATAGCGGACACCGTGGAGGACCTGGCGGAGCAGTCCAACCTGCTGGCGGTGAACGCGGCGGTGGAGGCCGCCCGCTACTCCGACAGCGGGAAGGGCTTCGCGGTGGTGGCCCAGGAGATAAAGAGCCTGGCGGAACAGTCCAAGCAGTCCGCCAAGGACGTAAAGCGCAAGCTGGAGGAGGTCCAGCGGGCCACGTCATCGGCGGTTATGGCCACCGAACAGGGGATGAGGGCGGTGTCGGAGGCGGAGAGGCACACTGAGCCGGTGAAGGTCTCCATGGACCAGATGGCCCGACAGCTTGGGGAGATATCCCAGATGGCAGCCCAGATACTCAAGGCCAACCAGGACCTGTTCGTAGGGGTCGAGCAGGTGAACCTGGCGCTGGAGCAGATACGAACCTCCAGCAGGGAGAACGCCGACGCCATGAAGGAACTCGAATCCGCCGCGAAGGAGCTCAAGGCCAAGGGGCACAACCTGCTGCACCTTGTGAGCACATACAAGCTCTAG
- a CDS encoding chemotaxis protein CheW: MSSKEDLRVQRLRARAAKLSHLPPAEEELISMLVFVRMGKRLGVPASKGGEIVRLKIGYTPLPLTAPHIAGVFNLRGSIVPLIDPSSLAGISGFGEISVAMMTQNLKGPFGIGFDRLEGMVNVKASEIREVLGAGAVRWMFGEVPVIDPDVISP; encoded by the coding sequence ATGAGTTCAAAAGAGGATCTAAGGGTCCAACGGTTAAGGGCCAGGGCGGCCAAGCTGTCCCATCTACCGCCGGCGGAGGAGGAGCTCATCAGCATGCTGGTCTTCGTCAGGATGGGGAAAAGGCTGGGGGTGCCCGCCTCAAAGGGGGGCGAGATAGTGCGGCTTAAAATAGGATACACTCCCCTTCCGCTGACCGCCCCCCACATAGCGGGGGTGTTCAACCTGAGGGGCAGCATCGTGCCCCTCATAGACCCGTCTTCCCTGGCGGGCATATCCGGTTTCGGGGAGATATCGGTGGCCATGATGACCCAGAACCTCAAGGGGCCCTTCGGCATCGGGTTCGACAGGCTGGAGGGCATGGTGAACGTCAAGGCCTCCGAGATACGGGAGGTGCTGGGCGCAGGGGCGGTGCGCTGGATGTTCGGGGAGGTGCCCGTGATCGATCCGGACGTGATATCCCCGTGA
- a CDS encoding chemotaxis protein CheW produces MRVENRHLALPLEQVVRAVPAALLTPSTGEGPVAGMLNLSGEMVPVLDLRGILGVPRKDMATSDAIVLARSGDDVLGIWVDEVLGVFEARSRTRCTVMGQPLDAVVMEDHKTVAVVLNIGGMISEGP; encoded by the coding sequence ATGAGGGTAGAAAACCGGCATCTGGCCCTGCCCCTTGAGCAGGTGGTGCGAGCCGTTCCCGCGGCGCTTCTCACCCCTTCCACCGGGGAGGGCCCCGTGGCGGGGATGCTTAACTTGAGCGGCGAGATGGTGCCGGTGCTGGACCTAAGGGGGATCCTAGGGGTACCTCGTAAGGATATGGCCACCTCGGACGCCATAGTGCTGGCCCGATCGGGGGACGACGTACTTGGCATATGGGTGGACGAGGTGCTGGGGGTCTTCGAGGCCCGGTCCAGGACCCGCTGCACCGTGATGGGGCAGCCGTTGGACGCGGTGGTGATGGAGGACCATAAAACCGTGGCGGTGGTGCTTAACATCGGGGGGATGATCTCTGAAGGTCCATGA
- a CDS encoding Sir2 family NAD-dependent protein deacetylase, whose amino-acid sequence MTQAERMAQAIKESQRITVLTGAGISTEAGIPDFRGPKGIYRTLNVKDPEGIFDIRRFREDPSEFYSFHRGLMDIMLNAQPTFTHRFLAELEGSQKVTVITQNVDGLHQRAGSRDVIEIHGGITHNFCSSCGKAYSVQDVRELLGLNEVPRCPCSGIIRPDIVFFGEPVKHLDRCFKSASESDLMLVIGTSLNVTPAALIPSASRGLLGVVNLGDFNWQNLGRKADITAQEGIDSFFRRVSGHLKDMA is encoded by the coding sequence ATGACCCAAGCGGAGAGGATGGCCCAAGCCATCAAGGAATCCCAAAGGATAACGGTTTTAACCGGCGCCGGCATATCCACCGAGGCGGGCATACCGGACTTCAGGGGGCCCAAGGGCATATACAGGACCCTAAACGTCAAGGATCCGGAGGGGATCTTCGACATCCGCCGGTTCCGCGAGGACCCGTCGGAGTTCTACAGTTTCCACCGAGGTCTCATGGACATCATGCTAAACGCCCAGCCCACCTTTACCCACAGGTTCCTTGCGGAACTGGAGGGCTCCCAAAAGGTGACGGTCATAACCCAGAACGTGGACGGATTGCACCAGCGGGCGGGCTCCAGGGACGTCATCGAGATCCACGGCGGCATAACCCACAACTTCTGTTCCTCCTGCGGCAAGGCATACTCCGTCCAGGACGTAAGGGAGCTCCTGGGCCTGAACGAGGTGCCAAGGTGCCCCTGTTCTGGCATAATAAGGCCTGACATAGTCTTCTTCGGCGAGCCGGTAAAGCACCTGGACCGCTGTTTCAAGTCCGCATCGGAAAGCGACCTCATGCTGGTCATAGGCACCTCCCTTAACGTGACCCCCGCGGCGCTGATACCCTCCGCATCAAGAGGGTTGCTCGGGGTGGTGAACCTGGGGGATTTCAACTGGCAAAACCTGGGCCGCAAGGCGGACATAACCGCCCAGGAGGGCATAGACTCGTTCTTCCGGAGGGTAAGCGGACACCTGAAGGACATGGCGTAA
- the glgB gene encoding 1,4-alpha-glucan branching protein GlgB produces MGGAVPGISLMSDYDVYLFREGRHFRLYRCLGCHLMEADGQEGALFALWAPNAEWVAVSGDFNGWSWDSHRLYPRWDGSGIFEGFVPFVRPGDRYKYVIKSKVTGEAYEKADPFGFFFEPPPRSASVVWDLSYRWGDHVWMSERPGRNTLSSPWTIYEAHIGSWQRVPEEGNRSLSYRELADRLGNYLLETGFTHIELLPVMEHPFYGSWGYQTIGYFAPSARYGAPQDFMYLVDHLHRLGIGVILDWVPSHFPKDGHGLGFFDGTCLFEHQDPRKGYHPDWKSGIFNYDRNEVRSFLISSAAFWCDLYHADGLRVDAVASMLYLDYSRKDGEWVPNQHGGRENLGAIEFLRAMNCEIYRSFPGVQTIAEESTAWPMVSRPAFLGGLGFGMKWNMGWMHDVLSHMARDPIHRKWHFNELTFGLWYNYSENFVLPLSHDEVVHGKGSLWGKMWGGSWDKAASLRLLYGWMYCHPGKKLLFMGGEFGQEGEWNHDASLDWHLIRDSELHRGVFQWVKDLNYFLRSHPALYREDFQSDGFQWVDCDDRDNGVLACLRFSGDGDVVLGVGNFTPVARRGYRIGVPFGGFWREALNSNALVYGGSGEGNLGGLWASEAGSHGRPFSLEMTIPGNSFLFFEPARQA; encoded by the coding sequence TTGGGCGGTGCTGTTCCGGGGATAAGCCTCATGAGCGACTATGACGTGTATCTTTTCAGGGAGGGCCGCCACTTCCGGCTCTACCGGTGCCTTGGATGCCACCTCATGGAGGCCGATGGCCAGGAGGGGGCCCTTTTCGCCCTTTGGGCCCCCAACGCCGAGTGGGTGGCGGTGTCAGGGGACTTCAACGGCTGGAGCTGGGATTCCCATCGGTTGTACCCTAGGTGGGACGGTTCCGGGATATTCGAGGGGTTTGTGCCCTTCGTAAGGCCCGGTGACAGGTACAAGTACGTGATAAAGTCCAAGGTGACGGGGGAGGCCTACGAAAAGGCGGACCCCTTCGGCTTCTTCTTCGAGCCTCCACCCCGGAGCGCTTCGGTGGTTTGGGACCTCTCTTACCGGTGGGGTGACCACGTCTGGATGTCCGAAAGGCCGGGGAGGAACACTTTAAGCTCCCCCTGGACCATATACGAGGCTCATATTGGCTCCTGGCAGAGGGTGCCGGAGGAGGGGAACCGGTCCCTTTCGTACCGGGAGCTGGCGGATAGGCTCGGGAACTACCTTTTGGAGACCGGTTTCACCCACATTGAGCTGCTTCCCGTTATGGAGCACCCCTTCTACGGCTCCTGGGGTTATCAGACCATAGGCTACTTCGCCCCTTCGGCCCGATACGGCGCCCCCCAGGACTTCATGTACCTTGTGGACCATCTTCACCGGCTGGGGATAGGGGTCATCCTGGACTGGGTGCCGTCCCACTTCCCCAAGGACGGACACGGCCTTGGGTTCTTCGACGGCACCTGCCTTTTCGAGCACCAGGACCCCCGCAAGGGCTACCATCCGGACTGGAAGAGCGGGATCTTTAACTACGACCGCAACGAGGTGAGGAGCTTTCTCATAAGCTCCGCCGCCTTCTGGTGCGACCTTTACCACGCCGACGGGCTGCGGGTGGATGCGGTGGCCTCCATGCTGTACCTGGACTACTCAAGGAAGGACGGCGAGTGGGTCCCGAACCAACACGGCGGAAGGGAGAACCTGGGGGCCATAGAGTTCCTTAGGGCCATGAACTGCGAGATCTACCGGAGCTTTCCTGGGGTCCAGACCATAGCAGAGGAGTCTACCGCTTGGCCCATGGTGAGCCGGCCGGCCTTCCTTGGGGGCCTTGGGTTCGGCATGAAGTGGAACATGGGCTGGATGCACGACGTACTGTCCCACATGGCAAGGGACCCAATTCACCGCAAGTGGCACTTCAACGAGCTCACCTTCGGGCTTTGGTACAACTACTCGGAGAACTTCGTGCTTCCCTTGTCCCACGACGAGGTGGTGCACGGCAAGGGCTCCCTGTGGGGCAAGATGTGGGGGGGCTCCTGGGACAAGGCCGCCTCGCTCAGGCTACTGTACGGTTGGATGTACTGCCATCCGGGCAAGAAGCTTCTGTTCATGGGCGGGGAGTTCGGCCAGGAGGGGGAGTGGAACCACGACGCAAGCCTTGACTGGCACCTTATAAGGGACTCGGAGCTTCATCGGGGGGTGTTCCAATGGGTCAAGGACCTGAACTACTTCCTTCGGTCCCATCCTGCCCTTTACCGAGAGGACTTCCAGTCCGACGGTTTCCAGTGGGTGGACTGTGACGACCGGGACAACGGGGTGCTGGCGTGCCTTAGGTTCTCCGGGGATGGGGACGTGGTGTTGGGGGTGGGCAACTTCACGCCCGTTGCCCGCAGGGGCTACCGCATAGGGGTTCCCTTCGGGGGCTTTTGGAGGGAGGCGCTGAACTCGAACGCATTGGTTTACGGCGGTTCCGGGGAGGGCAACCTGGGGGGCCTTTGGGCATCTGAGGCTGGTTCCCACGGCAGGCCCTTCTCCCTGGAGATGACGATACCGGGCAACTCTTTCCTCTTCTTCGAGCCAGCCCGGCAGGCTTGA
- the malQ gene encoding 4-alpha-glucanotransferase, translated as MFLQRKRGVLLHFTSLEGPYGAGDLGPSARRMGEIMAEGGWTLWQMLPLNYPNPAMGFSPYASYGAFPLNPALISIEDLVDQGLIGPELAGSLRVSLETPWRADLMGAFRSRRAAAEEAFRLFKGGASSHLLEDYQGFLEENSFWIHRWGLFMALKERFRGDSWTRWPLWARSFEGASAKADVELMDRGEFFKFEQFLAFRQVRASREFCSSKGVTLMGDLPIYVAHDGMDPWAFPEIFELDGEGNPVEVAGVPPDYFSETGQRWGNPLYRWDVMKEDRYQWWFMRLKTSLQVFDVVRIDHFRGFAGYWAIPSGEDTAVKGRWREGPGNGFFDAILERFGFTPRIEGRGCPLPLVAEDLGVITDDVTSLRLRYGMPGMRVLQFAFSGGEDNPHLPWNHEALGVAYTGTHDNDTSLGWWIKASSEERRALRRLAGRPLDPEGAVEAMVRLVLCSPSRWRVIPVQDLLCLDGGHRMNTPSSAAGNWLFRLHRADHRRFQAWWI; from the coding sequence ATGTTCCTTCAAAGGAAGAGGGGGGTGCTTCTGCACTTCACCTCCCTTGAGGGGCCCTACGGGGCGGGGGATTTAGGGCCTTCCGCCAGGAGGATGGGGGAGATCATGGCGGAAGGGGGGTGGACCCTTTGGCAGATGCTGCCCCTCAACTACCCGAACCCCGCCATGGGGTTCAGCCCCTACGCGTCCTACGGGGCCTTCCCCCTGAACCCTGCCCTAATCTCCATAGAGGACCTGGTGGACCAAGGGCTGATAGGCCCCGAGCTGGCGGGGTCCCTTCGGGTTTCCCTTGAGACCCCCTGGAGGGCGGACCTCATGGGGGCCTTCAGGTCAAGGCGGGCGGCGGCGGAGGAGGCGTTCCGGCTTTTTAAGGGGGGCGCTTCGTCCCATCTCTTGGAGGACTACCAGGGGTTTCTTGAGGAAAACTCCTTTTGGATACACCGGTGGGGGCTCTTCATGGCCTTGAAGGAGCGCTTCCGGGGGGACTCTTGGACCCGCTGGCCCCTGTGGGCTCGGAGCTTTGAGGGAGCCTCGGCCAAGGCGGACGTGGAGCTTATGGATAGGGGCGAGTTCTTCAAGTTCGAGCAGTTCCTCGCCTTCCGCCAGGTGCGGGCTTCCCGGGAGTTCTGTTCCTCGAAGGGTGTGACCCTGATGGGGGACCTTCCAATATACGTGGCCCACGACGGCATGGATCCCTGGGCCTTCCCGGAGATCTTCGAGCTGGACGGGGAGGGGAACCCCGTAGAGGTGGCGGGGGTGCCGCCGGATTACTTCAGCGAGACCGGCCAGCGGTGGGGGAATCCCCTTTATCGATGGGATGTGATGAAGGAGGACCGGTACCAGTGGTGGTTCATGAGGCTTAAAACCTCCCTTCAGGTGTTCGATGTGGTGAGGATCGACCACTTCAGGGGGTTTGCGGGCTACTGGGCCATACCGTCCGGAGAGGACACGGCGGTGAAGGGCCGCTGGAGGGAGGGGCCGGGAAACGGTTTCTTCGATGCCATCCTGGAGAGGTTCGGCTTCACCCCTCGCATTGAGGGCCGTGGATGTCCGCTGCCATTGGTGGCGGAGGACCTCGGGGTGATAACCGACGACGTGACGTCCCTTCGCCTGAGGTATGGGATGCCGGGCATGAGGGTGCTGCAGTTCGCCTTTTCGGGCGGGGAGGACAACCCGCACCTTCCATGGAACCACGAGGCCTTGGGGGTGGCCTATACCGGCACCCACGACAACGACACGTCCCTTGGGTGGTGGATAAAGGCTTCTTCGGAGGAGAGGAGGGCTTTAAGGCGCCTTGCGGGTCGTCCGTTGGACCCCGAGGGGGCGGTGGAGGCCATGGTAAGGCTTGTGCTGTGCTCTCCTTCGAGGTGGAGGGTCATACCCGTTCAGGATCTGCTCTGTCTTGACGGCGGGCATCGGATGAACACCCCCTCATCGGCCGCGGGCAACTGGCTGTTCAGGCTTCACCGGGCCGATCACAGGAGGTTCCAGGCATGGTGGATATGA
- a CDS encoding Hpt domain-containing protein, producing the protein MVDMTGAGDCLPDFDVEGLWERLSGDVEAMLTMLEMFQDEFPRRLTALRDGVGRGDLKEVSRCAHGIKGLCAGIGAERLRALMAAVEKEPSLADQGFFREVSAGFLRFAKASEELRRRWGR; encoded by the coding sequence ATGGTGGATATGACGGGAGCTGGTGATTGCCTTCCCGATTTTGACGTTGAGGGTCTTTGGGAGAGGCTGAGCGGGGACGTGGAGGCCATGTTGACCATGCTGGAGATGTTCCAGGACGAGTTTCCCCGGCGCCTTACGGCCTTGAGGGATGGTGTGGGCAGGGGGGATCTCAAGGAGGTGTCTCGGTGCGCCCACGGCATCAAGGGGCTCTGCGCCGGCATAGGGGCGGAGAGGCTCAGGGCTTTGATGGCGGCGGTGGAGAAGGAGCCTTCCCTTGCGGATCAGGGGTTTTTTAGGGAGGTAAGCGCTGGTTTTTTGCGGTTTGCCAAGGCATCGGAGGAGCTTCGGAGGAGGTGGGGAAGATGA
- a CDS encoding LTA synthase family protein gives MKLKAPHILALAAVLLGALWPATPGMAALPEVPFGAFKGFNVIYIQMESIQQFLIGTKVEGREITPELNRLAQRGIQFTRCYPQTGMGNTSDGELLAMCSLLPLKDQGAFNLLRSPIPSLPNQLKAMGYHTYAFHGNYPSVWNRRRVYPMIGIERYYHRGKLVNDEIVGLGISDMSLVRQTGHVMFKRGRLKEPFFALVMTLSSHHPYKVPGWDFDPGPFRGTVFGDYLTSTNYADRAVGDFIRALEGSPLARRTLVVIYGDHRAPGLEMSKVNEFLQMNGMDPVTVDPWSQRDFSRVPFIMLVPKGDGTYETGASHVPCGQWDISPTVARLMGFRMPQGLGSDLLGEHRGLVVFPQEEIIYKDYWSAFNGKTVVDTALKAPVMPMVLNPQWEEARRAKDASLRVLGIKTPR, from the coding sequence ATGAAACTCAAAGCCCCGCACATCCTAGCCCTGGCAGCCGTCCTCCTGGGAGCCCTGTGGCCTGCCACCCCCGGCATGGCGGCCCTCCCGGAAGTGCCCTTCGGGGCCTTCAAAGGCTTTAACGTGATATACATACAGATGGAGTCCATCCAACAGTTTCTCATCGGCACAAAAGTAGAGGGCAGGGAGATCACGCCGGAACTCAATCGGCTGGCCCAACGGGGGATACAGTTCACCCGCTGCTACCCACAAACGGGGATGGGGAACACCTCCGACGGGGAACTATTGGCCATGTGTTCCCTCCTTCCCTTAAAGGACCAGGGGGCCTTCAACCTCCTTCGATCCCCCATCCCGTCCCTCCCAAACCAACTCAAGGCCATGGGCTACCACACCTACGCCTTCCACGGCAACTACCCGTCGGTGTGGAACCGCAGAAGGGTCTACCCCATGATAGGCATAGAAAGGTACTACCACCGGGGAAAGCTGGTAAACGACGAAATCGTGGGCCTTGGCATATCGGACATGAGCCTGGTGCGGCAGACCGGGCACGTGATGTTCAAGCGCGGGCGCTTGAAGGAGCCCTTCTTCGCCCTTGTTATGACGTTGTCCAGCCACCATCCCTACAAGGTCCCGGGATGGGACTTCGACCCCGGCCCCTTCAGGGGCACGGTTTTTGGAGACTACCTCACAAGCACCAACTACGCGGACCGGGCGGTGGGGGACTTCATAAGGGCCCTGGAGGGATCACCCCTGGCCCGGAGGACGCTGGTGGTTATCTACGGGGACCACAGGGCCCCGGGGCTTGAGATGTCCAAGGTCAACGAGTTCCTCCAGATGAACGGCATGGACCCCGTGACGGTAGACCCCTGGAGCCAACGGGACTTCTCCAGGGTGCCCTTCATCATGCTGGTCCCCAAGGGGGACGGGACCTACGAAACCGGAGCCTCCCACGTCCCCTGCGGCCAATGGGACATATCCCCCACGGTGGCGCGCCTTATGGGCTTCAGGATGCCCCAGGGGCTTGGGAGCGACCTCCTGGGGGAGCACCGGGGCCTTGTGGTGTTCCCCCAGGAGGAGATCATATACAAGGATTACTGGAGCGCCTTCAATGGCAAGACGGTGGTGGACACCGCCCTCAAGGCCCCGGTGATGCCCATGGTTCTAAACCCCCAGTGGGAGGAGGCCCGAAGGGCCAAGGATGCCAGCCTCCGGGTGCTTGGGATAAAAACCCCCCGCTGA
- a CDS encoding pyridoxamine 5'-phosphate oxidase family protein: MASKKDMYDFLSKNPFGFLATLSTEGPRVRPFMFQFEDQGCPLFCLSNDKEVFGQLKEDPRCEVAFCSPDWSVTLRIRGRAEFFPGLEQKARILEGNETLRDMYKTPDNPSFEVFRLAQWEAFFWDFSGRKDPVER, translated from the coding sequence TTGGCTTCCAAGAAGGATATGTACGATTTCCTGAGCAAGAACCCCTTTGGATTTCTTGCCACCCTTTCAACCGAAGGGCCCAGGGTGAGGCCCTTCATGTTCCAGTTTGAGGACCAGGGGTGCCCATTGTTCTGCCTTTCCAACGACAAGGAGGTCTTCGGGCAGCTCAAGGAGGACCCCCGCTGCGAGGTGGCCTTCTGCTCCCCCGACTGGTCGGTGACGCTGCGGATCAGGGGAAGGGCGGAGTTCTTCCCGGGCCTTGAGCAGAAGGCAAGGATACTGGAGGGCAACGAGACCCTTAGGGACATGTACAAGACCCCGGACAACCCGAGCTTCGAGGTATTCCGCCTTGCCCAGTGGGAGGCCTTCTTCTGGGACTTCTCCGGCAGGAAGGACCCGGTGGAGAGGTGA